In a single window of the Xylanimonas protaetiae genome:
- a CDS encoding dihydrofolate reductase family protein, whose protein sequence is MAKVIAGATVSLDGYVQDAAGDYAALYADYDELMASGYMKALQDETGAALMGRRTYDLAEDPDGYADGYEFQVPIFVVTHHPPPVEPKRNERLSITFVTDGVGAAAKRAVEAAGDRDVTFIGGADVFRQLMAAGLVDELAVDVMPVLFGGGVRLFDDGPPTNLEKVSFTEVGVRTCLRYRVLREA, encoded by the coding sequence ATGGCCAAGGTGATCGCGGGGGCGACGGTCTCGCTCGACGGGTACGTCCAGGACGCCGCCGGGGACTACGCGGCGCTGTACGCGGACTACGACGAGCTGATGGCCAGCGGGTACATGAAGGCCCTGCAGGACGAGACCGGTGCGGCGCTCATGGGCCGGCGCACCTACGACCTCGCCGAGGACCCCGACGGCTACGCGGACGGCTACGAGTTCCAGGTGCCGATCTTCGTCGTGACGCACCACCCGCCGCCCGTGGAGCCGAAGCGCAACGAGCGGCTCTCGATCACGTTCGTCACGGACGGCGTCGGGGCGGCCGCGAAGCGGGCGGTGGAGGCGGCGGGGGACCGGGACGTGACGTTCATCGGCGGCGCCGACGTGTTCCGCCAGCTCATGGCGGCAGGTCTCGTCGACGAGCTGGCCGTCGACGTCATGCCGGTCCTGTTCGGCGGCGGCGTGCGGCTGTTCGACGACGGCCCGCCGACGAACCTCGAGAAGGTGAGCTTCACGGAGGTCGGCGTGCGCACGTGCCTGCGCTACCGCGTCCTCAGAGAGGCGTGA
- a CDS encoding VOC family protein has product MARRPTGGRLAVEADMLSDHPVIPVLAVTDLDRARSFYETTLGLPDPTPGPDGVLYRTPSGGFLVYPSSYAGTNKATALSFQVPQDAFDDEIAALRSRGVELQTFDVPEGTWTDGVLSSGSGRSAWFADPDGNILNVETGAL; this is encoded by the coding sequence ATGGCCAGGCGGCCGACGGGCGGCCGGCTCGCCGTGGAGGCGGACATGCTCTCGGACCACCCTGTGATCCCGGTCCTCGCGGTCACGGACCTCGACCGGGCGCGCTCCTTCTACGAGACGACGCTCGGCCTGCCGGACCCCACCCCGGGCCCGGACGGCGTCCTCTACCGCACCCCGTCCGGGGGGTTCCTCGTCTACCCGTCGTCGTACGCGGGCACGAACAAGGCCACCGCCCTGTCGTTCCAGGTCCCCCAGGACGCCTTTGACGACGAGATCGCGGCGCTGCGGTCGCGGGGCGTCGAGCTCCAGACGTTCGACGTGCCCGAGGGCACGTGGACGGACGGGGTGCTGTCGTCCGGCTCGGGGCGCTCCGCCTGGTTCGCGGACCCGGACGGCAACATCCTCAACGTGGAGACGGGTGCGCTGTAG
- a CDS encoding NADPH-dependent FMN reductase, with translation MSYRIGYLVGSLAKGSINRTLSKALIALAPDDLEFTEIPIGNLPLYSWDYDADYPPEGRALKDAIAASDGLLIVSPEYNRSIPGALKNAIDWGSRPWGTNSFARKPTGIIGASPGGIGTAVMQSSMRAVLSFLDAPQLNAPEAYITFRPDDFGPDGEVRNEGTADFLRHYMAEYDAFVQRVLAASAPGHIGDEDAATAH, from the coding sequence ATGAGCTACCGGATCGGATATCTGGTCGGCAGCCTCGCGAAGGGCTCGATCAACCGCACGCTGTCGAAGGCGCTCATCGCGCTGGCCCCCGACGACCTCGAGTTCACCGAGATCCCGATCGGGAACCTGCCGCTCTACAGCTGGGACTACGACGCCGACTACCCGCCCGAGGGACGCGCGCTCAAGGACGCCATCGCGGCGTCGGACGGGCTGCTGATCGTCTCCCCCGAGTACAACCGGTCGATCCCCGGTGCGCTCAAGAACGCCATCGACTGGGGCTCGCGCCCCTGGGGCACCAACTCGTTCGCCCGCAAGCCCACGGGCATCATCGGGGCGTCCCCCGGCGGCATCGGCACCGCGGTCATGCAATCCTCCATGCGCGCGGTGCTCAGCTTCCTCGACGCACCGCAGCTCAACGCACCCGAGGCCTACATCACGTTCCGGCCCGACGACTTCGGCCCGGACGGCGAGGTGCGCAACGAGGGCACGGCCGACTTCCTGCGGCACTACATGGCCGAGTACGACGCGTTCGTGCAGCGCGTCCTCGCCGCCAGCGCGCCCGGGCACATCGGCGACGAGGACGCGGCCACGGCCCACTAG
- a CDS encoding alpha/beta fold hydrolase: MPMRTPVSAWSPPLPAASGFDHLAVETPGLRTHVAIVGEGEPVVLLHGFPQHWWQWHAIAPVIAAAGYRVVCPDLRGAGWTAADDPRIERETRLRDLLALLDALGVDRAHVVAHDMGAITAMQLAYDHPARVRTAVQLSVPPGFMAFRPGVLPGFRHLPRFVWHRAGASLRGIFSDAYVAQPMAQATVEAHLAPMRRPEVDGAVRLLTRGMVLPEAVRLGRGAYCRRRLTVPTLFVFGRRDYPWTAGLLERVCRDPQRYADRAELAYVDDAAHFVTDDAPAAVADLALGWFEQAA; the protein is encoded by the coding sequence ATGCCCATGCGCACGCCCGTCTCGGCCTGGTCGCCGCCGCTGCCGGCCGCCTCGGGCTTCGATCATCTCGCCGTCGAGACGCCCGGGCTGCGCACCCATGTCGCCATCGTCGGCGAGGGCGAGCCGGTCGTGCTGCTCCACGGGTTTCCCCAGCACTGGTGGCAGTGGCACGCCATCGCCCCGGTCATCGCGGCGGCCGGGTACCGGGTCGTCTGCCCTGACCTGCGCGGGGCGGGGTGGACCGCGGCCGACGACCCGCGCATCGAGCGCGAGACCCGGCTTCGAGACCTGCTCGCCCTTCTCGACGCCCTGGGCGTCGACCGCGCCCACGTCGTCGCGCACGACATGGGCGCCATCACCGCGATGCAGCTGGCGTACGACCACCCGGCGCGGGTCCGGACCGCCGTGCAGCTCTCCGTCCCGCCGGGGTTCATGGCGTTCCGTCCGGGGGTGCTCCCCGGCTTCCGGCATCTGCCACGGTTCGTCTGGCACCGCGCGGGAGCCTCGCTGCGCGGCATCTTCTCCGACGCGTACGTCGCCCAGCCGATGGCGCAGGCGACCGTCGAGGCCCACCTTGCCCCGATGCGCCGCCCGGAGGTCGACGGCGCCGTGCGCCTCCTGACGCGCGGCATGGTCCTGCCCGAGGCCGTGCGCCTGGGCCGCGGCGCCTACTGTCGCCGACGGCTCACGGTGCCGACCCTCTTCGTGTTCGGCCGCCGCGACTACCCGTGGACCGCCGGGCTCCTGGAGCGAGTCTGCCGCGACCCGCAGCGGTACGCCGATCGCGCCGAGCTCGCCTACGTCGACGACGCCGCACACTTCGTCACCGACGACGCCCCTGCCGCCGTCGCCGACCTCGCGCTCGGCTGGTTCGAGCAGGCGGCCTGA
- a CDS encoding dienelactone hydrolase family protein, with protein sequence MHVTSEQRHDDGVVERELILGDIPGTLWTPASAEPVPLILMAHNNALPKCEPRLVARARHTAAAGYAVASIDAFGCGDRSRTEAQQLARAEFRRGMQAGPTDDVLESYTGPLVAGAVPDWRTTLDALLTLPEIGGPVGYSGWLALGIGLAAVEPRIAAAGFFAGGYVPRTQREAARQVTIPLLVLLQWDDAGNPRQRALDLFDAFGSTEKTLHANLGGHVGTPWFELEDGERFFDRHLRGSGPSLH encoded by the coding sequence ATGCACGTCACCTCCGAGCAGCGGCACGACGACGGCGTCGTCGAGCGCGAGCTCATTCTCGGCGACATCCCCGGCACCCTCTGGACGCCCGCGTCCGCAGAGCCGGTGCCGCTGATCCTGATGGCACACAACAACGCCCTGCCCAAGTGCGAGCCCCGGCTCGTCGCGAGGGCCCGGCACACCGCGGCCGCCGGGTACGCGGTCGCCTCCATCGACGCCTTCGGGTGCGGTGACCGGTCCCGCACCGAGGCGCAGCAGCTGGCTCGGGCCGAGTTCCGCCGCGGCATGCAGGCGGGACCGACCGACGACGTCCTCGAGTCCTACACCGGCCCGCTCGTCGCGGGTGCGGTCCCGGACTGGCGGACCACCCTGGACGCGCTCCTGACGCTGCCCGAGATCGGCGGCCCCGTCGGCTACTCGGGCTGGCTGGCCCTCGGGATCGGGCTCGCCGCCGTCGAGCCGCGCATCGCGGCCGCCGGGTTCTTCGCCGGAGGGTACGTGCCCCGTACCCAGCGCGAGGCGGCCCGCCAGGTCACGATCCCGCTGCTGGTCCTGCTGCAGTGGGACGACGCCGGCAACCCCCGGCAGCGGGCGCTCGACCTGTTCGACGCGTTCGGCAGCACGGAGAAGACGCTGCACGCCAACCTGGGCGGGCACGTCGGCACCCCGTGGTTCGAGCTGGAGGACGGGGAGCGGTTCTTCGACCGTCACCTGCGCGGGTCTGGTCCGTCCCTCCATTGA
- a CDS encoding molybdopterin-dependent oxidoreductase, with product MGTTTPEARPVSRWWAALAGVVAAGAGLAVAELVAAWVAPGSSPVLAAGGAVVDAVPGWLKDLAVSLFGTADKAVLLATMGVVLAAGAALAGVLEVRRPPWGQVLLGAVGVVAALVATARPGATAAWAVPSVVGVGPGVALLRSLAGRVRRLGAAQERLAAPAGDAADGRRAAAARREADLDRRSFLQLTGLAAAGAFVAVVASRAVGAGARAAQAVRETLRLPSPATPAPAVPAGADFGYPGLADYVTSNDAFYRIDTALRVPVVDPTTWTLRVVGLVDDPFELTWDELLALPLEEHHVTLACVSNEVGGDLVGNALWLGYPVRELLARARPHADADMVLSRSVDGFTAGTPLAVLQEPDRDCLLAVGMNGEPLPVEHGFPARLVVPGLYGYVSATKWVTELKVTRFADDVAYWTPRGWSERGPVKLQSRIDVPRYGDTVTPGDDGTVAVAGVAWAQHTGIGGVEVQVDDGPWEAATLAATVGPDTWRQWRVAWDTGSARAGDHTLRVRATDADGHVQTSEEAPPDPDGATGWHTIQVTVA from the coding sequence ATGGGGACGACGACGCCGGAGGCGCGGCCGGTGAGCCGCTGGTGGGCGGCCCTCGCGGGCGTGGTCGCGGCGGGGGCCGGGCTCGCGGTCGCGGAGCTCGTCGCGGCGTGGGTGGCGCCAGGGTCCAGCCCCGTGCTCGCGGCGGGCGGCGCCGTCGTCGACGCCGTCCCGGGCTGGCTCAAGGACCTGGCGGTCTCGCTCTTCGGCACGGCTGACAAGGCCGTGCTGCTCGCGACCATGGGCGTGGTGCTGGCTGCCGGTGCGGCGCTCGCGGGGGTCCTCGAGGTGCGCCGGCCGCCGTGGGGGCAGGTGCTGCTCGGCGCGGTGGGCGTCGTCGCCGCGCTCGTCGCGACGGCCCGGCCGGGCGCGACGGCCGCGTGGGCGGTGCCGAGCGTCGTCGGCGTCGGGCCGGGCGTCGCGCTCCTGCGGTCGCTCGCGGGGCGGGTGCGCCGGCTGGGCGCCGCGCAGGAGCGCCTCGCCGCGCCCGCCGGCGACGCCGCGGACGGGCGCCGGGCTGCGGCCGCACGGCGCGAGGCCGACCTCGACAGGCGCTCGTTCCTCCAGCTCACGGGGCTGGCCGCCGCGGGCGCCTTCGTGGCCGTCGTCGCCTCGCGGGCCGTCGGGGCCGGAGCGCGCGCCGCGCAGGCCGTCCGCGAGACGCTGCGGCTGCCGAGCCCCGCGACGCCGGCGCCCGCCGTCCCGGCCGGCGCGGACTTCGGCTACCCCGGTCTCGCGGACTACGTCACGTCCAACGACGCCTTCTACCGGATCGACACGGCGCTGCGCGTGCCCGTGGTCGACCCCACCACGTGGACGCTGCGCGTCGTCGGGCTGGTCGACGACCCGTTCGAGCTGACGTGGGACGAGCTGCTCGCGCTGCCGCTCGAGGAGCACCACGTGACGCTCGCGTGCGTGTCCAACGAGGTGGGCGGCGACCTCGTCGGCAACGCGCTCTGGCTCGGCTACCCGGTGCGCGAGCTGCTCGCGCGCGCCCGCCCGCACGCGGACGCCGACATGGTTCTGTCGCGCAGCGTCGACGGCTTCACCGCCGGGACGCCGCTCGCGGTCCTCCAGGAGCCCGACCGCGACTGCCTCCTCGCCGTCGGGATGAACGGCGAGCCCCTGCCCGTCGAGCACGGCTTCCCCGCGCGGCTCGTGGTGCCGGGGCTCTACGGGTACGTGTCGGCCACGAAGTGGGTCACCGAGCTCAAGGTCACGCGGTTCGCGGACGACGTCGCCTACTGGACGCCGCGCGGCTGGTCCGAGCGCGGGCCCGTCAAGCTGCAGTCCCGCATCGACGTGCCGAGGTACGGCGACACGGTGACGCCGGGCGACGACGGGACGGTTGCCGTCGCCGGGGTGGCGTGGGCGCAGCACACCGGCATCGGCGGCGTCGAGGTGCAGGTGGACGACGGCCCCTGGGAGGCGGCGACGCTCGCCGCCACCGTCGGACCCGACACGTGGCGGCAGTGGCGCGTCGCGTGGGACACCGGGTCGGCGCGCGCGGGCGACCACACGCTGCGCGTGCGCGCGACCGACGCGGACGGCCACGTGCAGACGTCCGAGGAGGCGCCGCCGGACCCCGACGGCGCCACCGGCTGGCACACCATCCAGGTGACGGTGGCCTGA
- a CDS encoding TetR/AcrR family transcriptional regulator: MPATTRERALEAAVELLGTQGVRAMTHARVDDRAGLPPGSTSNWFRTRRALLAGIVDWIAEHERADLDSGAMPDTPGPDFPGPDELADGLCALADLHTGPFAVRTRARYALFLELADDPELGEPLRRQRREFERWTEAVVVAVGAADPVPTARALMALADGLILHRLTVNPELDVHPALRRAVHALAQP, encoded by the coding sequence ATGCCGGCGACCACCCGCGAGCGTGCGCTCGAGGCGGCCGTCGAGCTGCTCGGCACGCAGGGCGTGCGCGCGATGACCCACGCGAGGGTCGACGACCGGGCAGGTCTGCCGCCAGGGTCGACGTCGAACTGGTTCCGTACCCGCCGGGCGCTGCTCGCCGGGATCGTCGACTGGATCGCGGAGCACGAGCGCGCCGACCTCGACTCGGGCGCGATGCCCGACACCCCAGGGCCCGACTTCCCAGGGCCCGACGAGCTGGCCGACGGCCTGTGCGCACTGGCCGACCTCCACACGGGGCCGTTCGCCGTGCGCACCCGTGCCCGCTACGCGCTCTTCCTCGAGCTCGCCGACGACCCCGAGCTCGGCGAGCCGCTCCGGCGGCAGCGCCGCGAGTTCGAGCGGTGGACCGAAGCGGTCGTGGTCGCCGTCGGAGCCGCCGACCCGGTCCCGACGGCGCGAGCGCTCATGGCGCTCGCCGACGGACTGATCCTGCACCGGCTCACGGTGAACCCGGAGCTCGACGTCCACCCTGCCCTCCGGCGCGCGGTGCACGCACTCGCGCAGCCCTGA
- a CDS encoding aldo/keto reductase, with amino-acid sequence MNVPTLTLNNGVTMPALGLGVFQSPPEETAAAVAEALAVGYRHVDTAAAYQNEREVGEGLRRSGVDRDDVFLETKVWVSDYGYDEALHAFDKAAGKLGVEQLDLLILHQPATDRFEKTLAAYRALETLLHDGKVRAIGVSNFMPHHLAELLDRTDVVPAVNQVELHPYFTQPAVQAADAEHGILTQAWSPIGGMTFYPGWGEGRRSVMDDPTLREIAAGHGRTPAQVMLRWHLQRGRSAIPKSTNPGRIAENFAVLDFALGDDELDRIDALDTGVRSGPDPDVPRPERFDTPVPEA; translated from the coding sequence ATGAACGTCCCCACCCTGACGCTCAACAACGGGGTCACGATGCCCGCCCTCGGCCTCGGCGTCTTCCAGAGCCCGCCCGAGGAGACCGCCGCCGCCGTCGCGGAGGCGCTCGCGGTCGGCTACCGGCACGTCGACACGGCCGCGGCGTACCAGAACGAGCGGGAGGTGGGCGAGGGGCTGCGCCGCAGCGGCGTCGACCGCGACGACGTGTTCCTCGAGACGAAGGTCTGGGTGAGCGACTACGGCTACGACGAGGCGCTGCACGCGTTCGACAAGGCGGCGGGCAAGCTCGGCGTCGAGCAGCTCGACCTGCTGATCCTGCACCAGCCGGCCACCGACCGGTTCGAGAAGACCCTCGCTGCGTACCGGGCGCTCGAGACGCTGCTGCACGACGGCAAGGTGCGCGCCATCGGCGTCAGCAACTTCATGCCGCACCACCTGGCGGAGCTGCTCGACCGCACGGACGTGGTGCCCGCCGTGAACCAGGTCGAGCTGCACCCGTACTTCACGCAGCCGGCCGTCCAGGCGGCGGACGCCGAGCACGGCATCCTCACGCAGGCGTGGTCGCCCATCGGCGGCATGACGTTCTACCCCGGCTGGGGCGAGGGCCGGCGCTCGGTCATGGACGACCCCACCCTGCGCGAGATCGCCGCCGGGCACGGCAGGACGCCCGCGCAGGTCATGCTGCGCTGGCACCTGCAGCGTGGCCGCTCGGCCATCCCGAAGTCGACCAACCCGGGCCGCATCGCCGAGAACTTCGCCGTGCTCGACTTCGCCCTCGGCGACGACGAGCTGGACCGCATCGACGCGCTCGACACGGGCGTGCGCAGCGGGCCGGATCCCGACGTACCGCGCCCCGAGCGGTTCGACACGCCGGTCCCGGAGGCCTGA
- a CDS encoding NUDIX domain-containing protein, with the protein MPAASAGLLLFRRQPGGGVEVLLGHMGGPFWSRRHEGAWTIPKGEPGPGEAPYAAALREAEEELGVPVPPPADPGAGDLDLGEVRQRAGKRVQAWAREVRPDALDLAALASNTTEIEWPPRSGRRLTVPELDRYAWFAPPAARPVVVQAPAAFLDRLESFLAARPSP; encoded by the coding sequence ATGCCCGCGGCGAGCGCCGGCCTGCTCCTGTTCCGCCGGCAGCCCGGCGGCGGCGTCGAGGTGCTGCTCGGCCACATGGGCGGCCCATTCTGGTCCCGCAGGCACGAGGGCGCCTGGACGATCCCGAAGGGTGAGCCCGGCCCCGGCGAGGCCCCGTACGCCGCCGCCCTCCGCGAGGCCGAGGAGGAGCTGGGCGTCCCCGTCCCGCCGCCCGCCGACCCGGGTGCGGGCGACCTCGACCTCGGCGAGGTCCGCCAGCGCGCCGGCAAGCGGGTGCAGGCGTGGGCGCGCGAGGTCCGGCCCGACGCGCTCGACCTGGCCGCGCTCGCGAGCAACACGACCGAGATCGAGTGGCCCCCGCGCAGCGGCCGCCGCCTGACCGTCCCCGAGCTCGACCGCTACGCGTGGTTCGCGCCGCCGGCGGCCCGACCCGTCGTCGTCCAGGCGCCGGCCGCCTTCCTGGACCGCCTGGAGTCCTTCCTCGCGGCCCGCCCGTCGCCGTAG
- a CDS encoding 5'-methylthioadenosine/adenosylhomocysteine nucleosidase, with amino-acid sequence MIAVVAAMREELAAVLAAAQESGSGHVEAETVAGRRFLRTEIAGRDVVLTLSGIGKVAAAATAALLCERADAVLMVGTAGGLGAGVEPGDVVVARELLQHDVDARPLAPRWVMPDWSVERLLADARLTAALEAAADDVVARRPGGVARRHAGLVVSGDLFVATADASARLRADLPDVLAVEMEGAALAQVCIEAGVPFGVARTVSDRADAAAHGDFRAFLTDVAAPYAHDLVLATLARL; translated from the coding sequence GTGATCGCCGTCGTCGCCGCGATGCGCGAGGAGCTCGCGGCGGTGCTCGCCGCGGCGCAGGAGAGCGGGTCGGGGCACGTCGAGGCCGAGACCGTCGCCGGGCGGCGGTTCCTGCGCACGGAGATCGCCGGTCGCGACGTCGTCCTGACGCTCAGCGGGATCGGCAAGGTCGCTGCCGCCGCGACGGCCGCGCTGCTGTGCGAGCGGGCCGACGCCGTCCTCATGGTCGGCACCGCGGGCGGCCTCGGCGCCGGGGTGGAGCCCGGCGACGTCGTCGTCGCCCGCGAGCTGCTCCAGCACGACGTCGACGCGCGGCCCCTCGCGCCGCGCTGGGTCATGCCCGACTGGAGCGTCGAGCGGCTCCTCGCCGACGCCCGCCTCACCGCAGCGCTCGAGGCGGCGGCGGACGACGTCGTCGCGCGCCGCCCGGGCGGCGTGGCGCGGCGTCACGCCGGGCTCGTCGTCAGCGGCGACCTGTTCGTCGCGACGGCGGACGCGAGCGCCCGCCTGCGCGCCGACCTGCCCGACGTGCTCGCCGTCGAGATGGAGGGCGCCGCGCTCGCCCAGGTCTGCATCGAGGCGGGAGTGCCGTTCGGTGTGGCACGCACCGTCTCCGACCGCGCCGACGCTGCGGCGCACGGCGACTTCCGGGCGTTCCTGACCGACGTCGCGGCGCCCTACGCGCACGACCTGGTGCTCGCGACGCTCGCGCGGCTCTGA
- a CDS encoding SDR family NAD(P)-dependent oxidoreductase, producing the protein MGTLDGKVALVSGAGRGIGREIAIKLASQGAAVVVNDLDDEPAATTVADVVAAGGRAVPCAGSVTDEGFAERFVQTAVDSFGGLDIIVNNAGYTWDTVIQKTTDAQWDALIDVHLTAPFRILRAAQPVISAAVKAARAAGEPVPCRKVVNISSISGLGGNAGQVGYAAAKAGVTGLTKTIAKEWGRYNVTANTVAFGLITTRLTNAPAGEGTISVQGREVPVGVSAQLLDAMTAQVPLGRPGTPAEAAGAVYLLCLPESDYVSGQTLVCGGGYVL; encoded by the coding sequence ATGGGCACGCTCGACGGCAAGGTCGCCCTCGTCTCCGGGGCGGGCCGCGGCATCGGCCGCGAGATCGCGATCAAGCTCGCCTCGCAGGGCGCGGCGGTCGTCGTCAACGACCTCGACGACGAGCCCGCCGCGACCACCGTCGCCGACGTCGTCGCCGCCGGCGGGCGCGCCGTGCCGTGCGCGGGCAGCGTCACCGACGAGGGTTTCGCGGAGCGCTTCGTGCAGACGGCGGTCGACTCCTTCGGCGGCCTCGACATCATCGTCAACAACGCGGGCTACACCTGGGACACCGTCATCCAGAAGACGACCGACGCGCAGTGGGACGCCCTGATCGACGTCCACCTCACGGCGCCGTTCCGCATCCTGCGCGCCGCGCAGCCGGTCATCTCCGCCGCGGTCAAGGCCGCCCGCGCGGCGGGCGAGCCGGTGCCGTGCCGCAAGGTCGTCAACATCTCGTCGATCTCCGGTCTGGGCGGCAACGCCGGTCAGGTGGGCTACGCGGCGGCGAAGGCGGGCGTGACAGGCCTGACGAAGACCATCGCCAAGGAGTGGGGCCGCTACAACGTCACCGCGAACACGGTCGCGTTCGGCCTCATCACGACCCGCCTGACGAACGCCCCCGCGGGCGAGGGCACCATCTCCGTGCAGGGCCGCGAGGTCCCGGTCGGCGTCAGCGCCCAGCTCCTGGACGCCATGACGGCGCAGGTGCCGCTGGGCCGTCCGGGCACGCCCGCCGAGGCCGCGGGAGCCGTGTACCTGCTGTGCCTGCCCGAGTCCGACTACGTCTCGGGGCAGACGCTCGTGTGCGGGGGCGGGTACGTCCTTTAG
- a CDS encoding nitroreductase/quinone reductase family protein yields MTATRKPWMPPRWFVRTAWKVHKLVDRVKGGTGVVRAPARRGKAGMLRLRTTGRRSGQERMVIVAYWRDGDRYVTLAMNGWQPEPPAWWLNLQAHPDAVVETVDGTVPVRGRAATGAERDRLWAGFAGYTSWGEGIDRFAARRGRATPVVVLEPREA; encoded by the coding sequence ATGACCGCCACACGCAAGCCCTGGATGCCGCCGCGCTGGTTCGTGCGCACCGCCTGGAAGGTCCACAAGCTGGTCGACCGCGTCAAGGGCGGCACCGGCGTGGTGCGGGCCCCCGCCCGCCGCGGCAAGGCCGGGATGCTCCGGCTGCGGACCACGGGCCGTCGCAGCGGCCAGGAGCGCATGGTCATCGTCGCGTACTGGCGCGACGGCGACCGCTACGTCACCCTGGCCATGAACGGCTGGCAGCCGGAGCCGCCGGCCTGGTGGCTCAACCTCCAGGCCCACCCCGACGCCGTCGTCGAGACCGTCGACGGGACGGTCCCGGTCCGCGGCCGGGCCGCGACCGGCGCCGAGCGGGACCGGCTGTGGGCCGGCTTCGCCGGCTACACGAGCTGGGGCGAGGGGATCGACCGGTTCGCCGCCCGGCGCGGCCGCGCGACGCCCGTCGTCGTCCTCGAACCACGAGAGGCGTGA
- a CDS encoding GatB/YqeY domain-containing protein: MSTIERLTSDMTAALKARDHFALGTLRQVIGAVRAEEKAGKVARELTDEQVQAVLVGEVKKRRESATIYAGAGAQDRADNESAEADLIETYLPAALSDADVDDLVARAIAEVGATSVKDMGQVMKAANAAAAASGGRVDGKALSAKVRAALTPGT, from the coding sequence ATGAGCACGATCGAGCGACTGACCTCTGACATGACCGCCGCCCTCAAGGCGCGCGACCACTTCGCCCTGGGAACCCTGCGCCAGGTGATCGGCGCGGTGCGCGCCGAGGAGAAGGCCGGCAAGGTCGCCCGCGAGCTGACCGACGAGCAGGTCCAGGCGGTCCTCGTCGGCGAGGTCAAGAAGCGGCGCGAGTCGGCCACCATCTACGCCGGGGCGGGCGCGCAGGACCGCGCCGACAACGAGTCGGCCGAGGCCGACCTCATCGAGACGTACCTGCCCGCCGCACTGTCGGACGCCGACGTCGACGACCTCGTCGCGCGCGCGATCGCCGAGGTCGGCGCGACCTCGGTCAAGGACATGGGCCAGGTCATGAAGGCCGCCAACGCCGCCGCGGCGGCGTCCGGCGGCCGCGTGGACGGCAAGGCGCTGTCGGCGAAGGTGCGCGCGGCGCTGACGCCGGGGACCTGA